The following are encoded together in the Kribbella voronezhensis genome:
- a CDS encoding glycosyltransferase family 2 protein produces MQTTRPVLSVVVPMYDEEDVLPIFLERMHPLLDGLGLGYELVVVDDGSRDRTAALLTSASADWPELRLVRLLRNSGHQAALSAGFQLARGEYLVTIDADLQDPPEVIAELLATARKDDVDVVYGVRSDRSSDSWAKRTTARLYYRLMCRLVGRDLPFDAGDFRLVSRRVVDAVNQLPEDGRVFRLVIPWLGFPSAEVKYVRAERAAGSTKYTVSKMFRLAFDSLTAFSAAPLRLATWLGLLGGLLSVGVVLAALAIKLTGRSIPGWTSTVLAVGTIGALQLLCLGLLGEYVARLFQASQRRPQFMIGYDSLEDPGHHSYAEALDDAAAEAVSDRATDHG; encoded by the coding sequence ATGCAAACCACTCGGCCCGTGCTGTCCGTCGTCGTACCAATGTACGACGAGGAGGACGTGCTGCCGATCTTCCTCGAGCGGATGCATCCGCTGCTGGACGGTCTCGGGCTCGGCTACGAGCTGGTGGTGGTCGACGACGGGAGCCGCGACCGGACCGCCGCACTGCTCACCAGCGCGAGCGCGGACTGGCCGGAGCTCCGCTTGGTCCGGCTGCTGCGCAACAGCGGGCACCAGGCCGCCCTGTCGGCCGGCTTCCAGCTGGCTCGCGGTGAGTACCTGGTCACCATCGACGCCGACCTGCAGGATCCGCCCGAGGTGATCGCCGAGCTGCTCGCCACGGCCCGGAAGGACGACGTCGATGTCGTGTACGGCGTACGCTCCGACCGCTCCAGTGACAGCTGGGCGAAGCGGACCACCGCGCGGCTCTACTACCGGCTGATGTGCCGGCTGGTCGGCCGGGATCTGCCGTTCGACGCGGGTGACTTCCGGCTCGTCTCCCGGCGCGTGGTGGACGCAGTGAACCAGCTACCCGAGGACGGCCGGGTCTTCCGGCTGGTGATCCCGTGGCTGGGCTTCCCGAGTGCGGAGGTGAAGTACGTCCGGGCGGAGCGGGCTGCCGGCAGTACGAAGTACACGGTGTCCAAGATGTTCCGGCTGGCCTTCGACAGCCTGACCGCGTTCTCAGCGGCGCCACTGCGGCTCGCGACCTGGCTCGGGCTACTCGGGGGATTGCTGTCGGTGGGGGTCGTGCTGGCGGCGCTGGCGATCAAGCTGACCGGCCGGAGCATTCCCGGCTGGACCTCCACGGTGCTGGCTGTCGGGACGATCGGTGCGCTTCAGTTGCTCTGCCTCGGCCTGCTGGGGGAGTACGTGGCCCGCCTGTTCCAGGCCAGCCAGCGGCGGCCGCAGTTCATGATCGGCTACGACAGCCTCGAGGACCCCGGTCACCATTCGTACGCCGAAGCCCTCGACGACGCTGCTGCTGAAGCTGTTTCGGACCGCGCTACCGACCACGGGTAG
- a CDS encoding class I SAM-dependent methyltransferase: protein MTEAGSPSIQSPDYWWYRARAQLLETVLSEHVGEPRRLLDVGSADGPSVSWLRGHGKQVALDVDPRGLGPGGVCGSALELPFGDEVFDVVAAFDVIEHCEPEEQALAEVFRVLSPGGRFLMSVPAYQWAWTHFDEHNHHFRRYTRARATRALRASGFEILRATHIFGSTFPMFAANRLRTRLQERGRDVATLDPDAVPGLPHVPPAVEKALLGLADLDRWVLRSRDLPFGSSVVVAARKPY, encoded by the coding sequence ATGACCGAAGCCGGATCGCCGTCGATCCAGAGCCCTGACTACTGGTGGTACCGCGCCCGCGCCCAACTGCTGGAGACCGTGCTGAGCGAGCACGTCGGGGAGCCCCGCCGGCTGCTGGACGTCGGCAGCGCCGACGGCCCCAGCGTGTCCTGGCTGCGCGGACACGGTAAGCAGGTCGCGCTGGACGTCGACCCGCGCGGGCTCGGACCCGGCGGGGTCTGCGGCTCGGCGCTCGAGCTGCCGTTCGGCGACGAGGTGTTCGACGTGGTCGCCGCGTTCGACGTGATCGAGCACTGCGAGCCCGAGGAGCAGGCGCTCGCCGAAGTGTTCCGCGTGCTGTCTCCCGGTGGGCGCTTCCTGATGTCGGTGCCCGCCTACCAGTGGGCCTGGACCCACTTCGACGAGCACAACCACCACTTCCGCCGGTACACCCGCGCCCGCGCGACCCGGGCCCTGCGGGCGAGCGGTTTCGAGATCCTGCGGGCGACCCACATCTTCGGTTCGACCTTCCCGATGTTCGCGGCGAACCGGCTGCGTACCCGGCTGCAGGAGCGCGGCCGCGACGTCGCGACGCTGGATCCGGACGCCGTACCGGGCCTGCCGCACGTGCCGCCGGCGGTGGAGAAGGCACTGCTCGGACTCGCGGACCTCGATCGGTGGGTGCTGCGCTCCCGCGACCTGCCGTTCGGCTCGTCGGTCGTGGTGGCGGCACGGAAGCCCTACTGA
- the rffA gene encoding dTDP-4-amino-4,6-dideoxygalactose transaminase: MPDLSPIPFVKAFVAGDELAYVNQSFASAAVVGDGPFTARASELLTKLAGGVGALLTPSCTHALEMTALLLDLEPGDEVIMPSFTFVSTANAYALRGAVPVFVDIRPDTLNLDETQVEAAITDRTKAIVVVHYAGVAVEMDTVLAIADKHGLTVIEDNAHGLGGSYKGRPLGSLGQMATQSFHGTKNVHCGEGGALVLNDADLLHRAEVIREKGTNRSQFFRGQVDKYRWIDIGSSYLLADPLAAFLTAQLELFEEIQAPRLTMWQRYHDKLPEWAQANGVGLPTVPADCVHPAHMYYVVMPSHEHQLGLIAHLRERNITAAFHYVPLHSAPAGKKYGRVGPGGCDVTEDLSSRLVRLPLFSQLTETEQDRVLDGLFSYPL, encoded by the coding sequence ATGCCCGACCTGTCTCCGATCCCCTTCGTCAAGGCCTTTGTGGCGGGCGACGAACTCGCCTACGTCAACCAGTCCTTCGCCTCGGCCGCGGTGGTCGGGGACGGCCCGTTCACCGCCCGCGCCTCCGAGCTGCTCACGAAGCTGGCCGGTGGCGTCGGGGCGCTGCTGACGCCCTCCTGCACGCACGCGCTGGAGATGACCGCGCTGCTGCTCGACCTGGAGCCCGGCGATGAAGTGATCATGCCGTCGTTCACCTTCGTCTCGACGGCCAACGCGTACGCGCTGCGCGGCGCCGTACCGGTGTTCGTAGATATCCGGCCGGACACGCTGAACCTGGACGAGACGCAGGTCGAGGCCGCGATCACCGACAGGACCAAGGCGATCGTGGTGGTCCACTACGCCGGCGTCGCGGTCGAGATGGACACCGTGCTGGCGATCGCCGACAAGCACGGGCTGACAGTGATCGAGGACAACGCGCACGGTCTGGGCGGCTCGTACAAGGGCCGTCCGCTCGGTTCGCTCGGGCAGATGGCGACGCAGTCCTTCCACGGAACCAAGAACGTGCACTGCGGCGAGGGTGGCGCGTTGGTGCTGAACGACGCCGACCTGCTGCACCGTGCCGAGGTGATCCGGGAGAAGGGCACGAACCGGAGCCAGTTCTTCCGCGGCCAGGTCGACAAGTACCGCTGGATCGACATCGGCTCCAGCTATCTGCTGGCCGACCCGCTCGCTGCGTTCCTGACCGCCCAGCTGGAGCTGTTCGAAGAGATCCAGGCACCGCGGCTGACGATGTGGCAGCGTTACCACGACAAGCTCCCCGAGTGGGCCCAAGCGAACGGTGTCGGCCTGCCGACAGTCCCTGCTGACTGCGTGCACCCGGCGCACATGTACTACGTGGTGATGCCCTCCCATGAGCACCAGCTCGGGCTGATCGCGCACCTGCGCGAGCGCAACATCACCGCGGCGTTCCACTACGTGCCGCTGCACTCGGCTCCGGCCGGGAAGAAGTACGGCCGGGTCGGTCCGGGCGGCTGCGACGTCACCGAGGACCTCAGCAGCCGGCTGGTGCGACTCCCGCTGTTCAGCCAGCTCACCGAGACAGAACAGGACCGCGTGCTCGACGGCCTGTTCTCGTACCCGCTCTGA